From the Ipomoea triloba cultivar NCNSP0323 chromosome 8, ASM357664v1 genome, the window ATTGCCACATTTGCGAGAGACAAGGTGCTCTGGACAACTATATAGTTATTTGCTCAATAAATTATGTCAACCGCAATCGTGATGTCATCAAACTATAAggtatttgacctttttttgtgttttttttttttttttttttataaaactaaGCATTACCAACATATAGGCGattcaaatacatatataatgcattatattttcacgtacaaatgtacaatattataaatttttttataaatttcgTATGGTCATATATCTTCTCTTTAGGGGTCCTTTTTTATGGTTTCTTCTCTTTGTTATTAATAGAAGTGGTTAGGAAAACGACATGTGCCAATTTTTATCCCAACTAGCTTtcctttaactttttttttctttttttcttttttttttgcctacAAGGAGCACATTCCAACCCCCACTACATACAAGAAGCACATCCCAATTCCGATCAAATCATTGCTATGCCATTAGAAGCAAATTTTAAGTGAAGCTTTTCATCCACTAAACCAATATCCTGCGTAGCCTTCCTTAACTTTACATATTCAATCGTCGCCAGCACTTTTAACTTTCAGAATTCTTAGGTTTAACCTCTCTAGAAATATAGCCACCTTAAAATCAATGAAATAGTGTCCTATTACTTTTTGAGGTCCTACTCAATGACTCGACATAAACACGATTAGTTTCAGTGTGAAGAGTTCTGCTGATTGAGGAAACATGTAGTCCAGGGTTTCTACCGTCGGACACAGTGACTAGTCTCCTCGTTgcattgtaggcacctctattgggtgggacagctggcctggagatttaagacTGCGCCATCTCAAAGTTAAGGATCGAACCtttgacctttggttaaggattGTTTGTCCTTTTTGAAGATTAAATAAACTAATGTTCATTAAAATGTCATATCAatcatatgtaatatatatgggTATGGCTTTTTGGTCTCcctaatataattatcaaatgcAAATAGAATTGCTGTGTGTTATATAGGAGATTAGAAACAATTTCACAATCATTTTAGGTCACGGAAATTACCCATCACCTAAGTACGTCAACTCCCCCACCCTCACGTAGCTTTCTTGGCCAACCATCatggatttttaaaaaaaaaaaaaattataaatacaatTAACAACCAAATATCTTCCTTGcaagtaattaatattatcAGCAAATCAAAACTAGTAACGCAGTATTATCCACCATTTGCTATTTGCCTATTTGTTAAGCCTTTCGACATCTCAAGTTTGAAAGTTGATgaccaaaatggtgaaatcctaatagtcaatAGACCAAAACcggtattaactctataattATAAGAATATGTCAAAAATAAGGCGCAACCCAACCAAGTTAATTGGACTATTGATTTGgtaactaaaaatctaaaagttGCAAGTTCAACTTTGAATGGGAACAGTTTATTAGCCTAATTTAGgttgatttacctcattgtaaTCCTCAACTCTATCAGCTAAAATCACAATGTCAAATTTATTAGGCCTTCCCCATTTTAGTAGAATTTACACGATTTTTAAGAAGAAACTTGCAAACATGGAGGAAAGAAGGTGGGGAGCATTTCATTACTCCATTCAAATATATGGTTTTTTTTTCAGACTTCGTGGGACTCACCAAATTAATGCTACAAGCTATTGACATGTGtgaagatcaattttttttttttaaggtaaacgtaGTTATTCCATtgattcataacataaaatgtttacatcaacgatcaatgaaatggtaaaccattccttacagtcagacatagaaacaacttttctaactatgttatagaaaacttgaatcgcaaactgtttcataactaggaagctatgttccttcaaggagcttaaagtttcatcaaagatctgggtcttcgtcattattcttttttgctcgcccaggataagatcaacacttgccgaaatcaaactaaacgatttatgctaatgataatgaaaagctcgtgaaagtaacgagaggaaaaaaacccgtgaaagtaacgagaggaaaaaagtccgtgaaagtaacaagaggaaaacacaaaaatagagaaaataaaaagtggtaaaaagTGTGAAGATCAAAATTAGTGCCCAACCTGGCACGTGACATGCACGcgcttttttatttatttttttcgatttcagacttttcatttgtttttcctttttttttcctcatttttcttctctcctctctctTATTTGGCAACCTAAAAACTTACCATTGAGGATAGCGAGTGCAtatattcaaaaaagaaaattaatcaaACTATTGACCTGGTAATCACAGAGTAACAAGTTTGACTTTCAAAGAAAATCGgttaaaaatgtattaattaaaaatataaaagaagaaAGTAAAAGAAGTGGAAATACCCCACAAAATTATTTGTAGCTTTAATATAGTGGTACGTTTTACAATAAGATCATCTCTGCTCTGCTCTGCTTCCTTTTAGTTGTACGTTCATTCAGTCTGACACCCAGTGCACGCACACACCTTCCGCACGCTTTTCTGTCTCTGCACTTCACactctagagagagagagagagagagagagagagagagtcttCGTTTCGGGATCTTCTCTGCCTTGTTACAGTTATGGAGAGAAAACAGGGCTTATTTTCGGCGTTCAAAGAGGAGTTAGTTAGAGCCCGGCCTCGGGGCCGACGCCCCTCGCCGTCCGCTTCCGAAATAATCCGGCGCCGGCGTCCCGGCGGCGAGACATTGTCGCCGCTGATGGAGGGTCCGGATCCGAGCGGGTCGGACTGCAAGAGCGAAAAGTGGGGGAACTGGATATTCCGGCCGCCGTCCGGTTCCGGCTCCGACCTGAGACTCCTCCTCGGCATCTTAGGCGCGCCGCTCGCCCCCGTGCATGTCACCAACAACGACCCTTTGCCGCATCTCACCATCAAACACACCCCAATCGTCAGTCTCTGTCTCTCCCCCCACCTTTATtcccactatatattttcttgtttCTTGATTCAAAATTTCTATCTTTATTCACTTCACTAGGGTAAATGAGTAAATCCCATGTTTCTTGATTACAAATTTCTATCTTTATTCACTTTAGTAGGGTAAAATGGTAAATCCCATCTTGTTATGTTATCTTGGTAAACCAGTCTAAGTTGTTCATAAGTCgaacttgtaattttgtggTTACCAGACCCGGTTGCACCACTTTACTATATTTGAATTATCTGGTTTGATTGTACTGGTTAACTATGCATGCTTTATGAGGCATTTGGAGCTCAAATATTGATTAGTTGAAGTAATTAACTCTGTAATATGCTAATATGGGAGTTATTGATAGTGACAATTGGCAAACCTAGTTAAAACTTTGAAGTTATATTCCTAAATTTAATGAAGGAATTTAGTTAATGACACTGTTttcaaataattaacaaaatttagtTAAAGGGTATGTTAATCTTCATAGAAAAGGAACAAGCATTAGACACTTTGGTGTAAAGCATGGATAGAGTATAGATAGTGATTAGGGAGAATAATTTCATTAAAGGGTATATTAGTCTTCCCAAGAAAGGAACAaagacagttttttttttctttgagtatagatatagattaacTTGGATTGAAGCAAATTCAAAGCTATGCTTGCAGTAAAATGGATTTCTTGTAGCTATTTTTAAGGTACGGTAATGTAGTTTGTAGATATGCTGTCAGTTCTTGTGGTTGAGCGGGTTTTCAGTGTTATTTAATAATGTAGTTTGGTATGAGGTTTCTGTGATTCTGTCGTTTATTAGAGTTTCAGTTATCTGCAATGGTGGTCCTGGGTTAGGTTTCggtcttttttttgtttggtgaAGTATTGTTTTGTTTGGATTCTTCGAACTCAATGCCGTGCCTGCAGGAAACGTCGTCAGCTCAGTACATCTTGCAGCAGTATATGGCGGCTTCTGGAGGCCAGAAGCTTCAGGGTATCGCCAATGCATACGCGATGGGCAAGCTGAAGATGTTGGCCTCAGATCTCGAGACAGCCACCAAGGTTATAAAGAACAGGAACTCTTCGAAAACGCCTGATTCTGGTGGTTTTGTGCTCTGGCAAATGAATCCCGACATGTGGTACATTGAGCTTGCGCTTGGTAGCAATGAAGTTCACGCTGGCTCTAACGGTAGCCTCGTTTGGAGGCATACCCCTTGGCTTGGCACACACGCTGCAAAGGGTCCCGTCAGACCCTTGCGACGTGCGCTTCAGGTGATAGATAGTCTTTGTGCATTCATCAATCCCGGGGAGTTTGTGGTTGTGGAAATATTAATTAAGGCCTCGGTTTTGCTTGTAGGGACTGGACCCGAGAACTACTGTCAACATGTTTGCCAATGCAAAATGCACGGGTGAAAAGAAGATCAATGGCGAGGACTGTTTCGTTCTCAAACTCGCTGCTGATCCACACACATTGAAGGCCAGGAGCGAGGGGCCAGCAGAGATAGTAAGGCACGTTATCTTTGGCTATTTCAGCCAGAAAACAGGGCTTCTCGTGCACTTGGAAGACTCCCAGCTCACCCGAATCCAAACAAACGGAGGCAATGCGGTCTATTGGGAGACCACAATCAATTCATTTCTCGATGACTATAAACCCGTCGAGGGAATCGTGATCGCCCACTCAGGGCGATCAGTGGTAACCCTCTTCCGCTTTGGCGAAACAGCCACGAGCCACACGAAGACGAGGATGGAAGAAGCGTGGACCATCGAGGAAGTGGCGTTCAACGTCCCCGGCCTATCAGACGAGTGTTTCATTCCTCCCGCAGAGCTGAGATGCAGTTCCACCGGTGAAGCTTGCGAGCTCTCTCAAGGGGCGAGAACGAAGAACGCCTGCAAAGCTACAGTTTCTGCACTCGATAAATCGCACGGTGGCAAAATCAATAGTGTCACATTGGATGAATATTTGAGGTGAAGGTGATGATCATGGAAGTTTTTAAGTTTCTGTATCCCAATCTGGCAATCTGTACATAGTAACTCACAGGATTATTTAGAGATTACTTCTCCAAAA encodes:
- the LOC116026856 gene encoding uncharacterized protein LOC116026856, whose protein sequence is MERKQGLFSAFKEELVRARPRGRRPSPSASEIIRRRRPGGETLSPLMEGPDPSGSDCKSEKWGNWIFRPPSGSGSDLRLLLGILGAPLAPVHVTNNDPLPHLTIKHTPIETSSAQYILQQYMAASGGQKLQGIANAYAMGKLKMLASDLETATKVIKNRNSSKTPDSGGFVLWQMNPDMWYIELALGSNEVHAGSNGSLVWRHTPWLGTHAAKGPVRPLRRALQGLDPRTTVNMFANAKCTGEKKINGEDCFVLKLAADPHTLKARSEGPAEIVRHVIFGYFSQKTGLLVHLEDSQLTRIQTNGGNAVYWETTINSFLDDYKPVEGIVIAHSGRSVVTLFRFGETATSHTKTRMEEAWTIEEVAFNVPGLSDECFIPPAELRCSSTGEACELSQGARTKNACKATVSALDKSHGGKINSVTLDEYLR